The nucleotide window CATTCATTGTTTTCATCATGAATATGTAATTTAGTAGTACGTTTTATGAATTTTTTATATAAATTGTGTTTTACTAACTTTTCTATTATTACTGTAGCTGACTTATACATTTTATTGCTACTTATTTTTCCTTGTAATATATTTTTTTTTTTAACCATTATCTTTATGCCTTTTTTCCATAAAAATAGTTTTAGTTCTAGAAATTTGCTTTCTAATTTTTTTTAATAAATGAGTCTGTTTTAATTTTCCTGACGACAATTGCATTTTTAAATTAAACTGTTCTCTGTAAAAAATCATTAACTGTTCATAAATTTCACTTTTTTTTAAAGAACGTAATTTATCTATTAACATGTACAATCTCTCGTTTATTAACAAATATAGTTTTTATAGGCAATTTTGATGATGCTAATTTAAATGCTTTTC belongs to Buchnera aphidicola (Anoecia corni) and includes:
- the rpsQ gene encoding 30S ribosomal protein S17 gives rise to the protein MVKKKNILQGKISSNKMYKSATVIIEKLVKHNLYKKFIKRTTKLHIHDENNECSVGDIVKVQECRPISKTKSWKLVRIVKKIVI
- the rpmC gene encoding 50S ribosomal protein L29 encodes the protein MLIDKLRSLKKSEIYEQLMIFYREQFNLKMQLSSGKLKQTHLLKKIRKQISRTKTIFMEKRHKDNG